The segment CAGGAAAGCATGATGCCTGACTTGCCCCTGCTTTCCAAAACGGTAGACCAAAAGCACTGAAATGAATATGAGAAATGTGGCCTATCTATGGAAGGAATCTTTCGTTACTAGAACCCCTTCCTAGTGACTGTAAGTAACATTTTAGCTCTAAACTTTTCCTGTTTTTTCAAATAAGAATAGGGATGAAGCCAGAAAAATTTTTTAGGGaggccggatgaaattttaattttttgtagtttatatctttataatttgtaaaagattaaatcaaatttttataattttaagggggccaaagtgtaattttacctttattaatttaatttttttaaaaaatttaaagagccaaaaatataattttacattttgggAGGctgggcccatgccagcccccctaGTTACACCCCTGAATAAGAacctaatttttttaatattttttctatCAAATGATGATGCAGACATGttagaatttttttattgataAACTATCAAAATGGTCGCccaactattaattttttttatttagtcactaaactttttaaatttaaatatttgagtCGCTTTGAGTTTATGTGGGCTTTTTTATTGgtctagtaacaaaattaaccctcaatatttacaaaatttgtcattttagttctaattaaaAAAAGTTGaccctcaaaatttacaaattttatcaatttagtcctaactctaaaaataaaaaaaaaatcatttttttaaccCTTTATAACCCATAAGCTAACCCATGTgagatatttaaaaaaaaaaaagagtaccaTTTTTCAAGTCACCAGTAAAAGACTCTAAAAAAGTCGGGATAAAGCACACAAAAATTAatatccaaaataaaataaaggcaTTGAAAACGTTATTTTTTCGGGTAGTAATATAGCCAATTATTCCAAGTAGGTTCCAAAACAATTGTCTAGTGTAAAGTCAAAATTATAGTAAAAGAAATTGTTGCAAGTGACTTGAAAGAGGGtactctttttcttattttaatatctcaCATAGGCTAGTCAATGAGTTATAAAgagctaaaaataatattttaaatatatttttaaaaatttttagagttaggactaaattgacatattttgtaaatattgagggccaaaatttattgatttttagaattggaactaaaatgataaattttataaacattaagggataaatttatagaatttttatacttaagatcaaattgataaaatatataaatattaaataactaattttattattaaatcaataaaaaaactaacataagcttaaaatactaaaattttataattttaaaaatttagcgCACATTAAATGCAGTTCTATGAATTAAACAGTAATGAGTTGATGAACATTTCAcatatttcaatttaatcacatCATTTTTAAAATCAATATCATCGCTTAATTAACTCTATTTTAAAAAATGCTTCAAAATGTGCAACTTAATGGTCATCCCCAAAATGCACTATTTCAATATAGTCCTTCATCCTAAATGCACCATTTTGACGTGGAAAATGATGAGAAATTAATAAATCCTTATATATTAAGTTTACTGTCAGATCATTCTCAAAACTTAACATAAATGGAATAAAAAACAAAGTCCATTActtaaattatcattttgaaagtTTTTATACTTTAACCCTTAAAAAAAAGTTTACccttcaaaattttttttcttaaatgaaattttttattcattttaatacaATATTAGGATTAATTATTAGACATATTTATGGATTGGATTATTCACCCAAAGTTGAAGGtatgatcaaaatataaattattgGATAAAAACTACGAGATTTGATAAATGAAATTagacaaaaaaatttaaactcaTTTAAAATGTGAGTTCGACTTAGACTTCAACGTTCAAAGTCCAAGCCTGCCTAACCCCACCCATTTATACTTttgtagtatttttttttttattttttgtaattaatataacataaatttaaatatataatattatgtgaatattagaaaaatatgtcaagttatatatatatttaaattttcaacaaaatACCAACAAGTGATGGTGCATTGATAAGGCACATTACACTCTTGACAAGAGAACGCGAGTTCAAACTTTGGAGACAATATTGTTAGGAGAGGCAACCATAAATCTCCTAAAAAGTAAGGGAAACTAAATacgaaattaaaaataatatatttaaaatatatatataatataaaacaacTTAAAATGAATTTGGGTTACCATTTACAAATATGAGTACATTTAAGGaaaattttaaactcatattCTAGGTCATATCGAACttgaacaaatataaaatatactaATATCATGCATAAACTTGTCTTGAACTTGCCCTAACCATAAACTCCTCTATTAATGGGCAAATTTGaagaaaatttcaatttttttttaaatagagaAATGGGCAACTttgtttaaaatttagaaaaataaatcgGTTTTAGAGAGAGAAGGTGAAAGCgcactatatatataaaatgtgttTTCACTTTGAAAATGCATTTTATAGATAGGGCATGCTTTCTGGCTTTTTTAACGTATCAACTTCTTTGCTCATATGGTTAATTGTATAGTGGTTTTATCCTCAAATCCTAAGTTTGATTTCTCtcacatatttatttttatttcatgttatttcaaatttttttgttatttttaattaatacttTTATCACAATAGCTAACATGGTTAGATGATTAGATAACAATAACTTCATCATTGACTTCCAAGTTTAATTCCTCTTCTAAGTACATTTATATTCTTTTATTATAAAATCAAACTTGATACTCAAGAATGGAATCAATATGATTTAACCATTTAACCAAACGAACTAATGTAATAaaagtattaattaaaataacaaaaaaaagcttaaaacaaagtaaaataaaaaaattacaaatatgaGAGAAATCGAATTTGGAACTCAATGATAAAACCACTAACAATTAATTATCTAATCAGAGGAGCTGATATGTTAAAAAAATCGAAAAGCACATCTCGTAGGACACGTTTTCATACACAACGCACTTTTacctttttttctttaaaatcaacatattttcttaaattttttaaaaaatggctcatttcctttttctttttttttgtttttaaatggaCATTTTCTTCAAATTTGTGCTCTATTAACTACCTAtgctttgtttgtttttattttattttattttaattgtgcATTCATTTTTGGTCCAAGTATGTCTTTGAGACTGTATATCGTAAATTTATCTTCAAACATCTAATTAACCATTTTATTTCCTTTTGGGTTTACATTACTTGGTttctattcataaatataaatgGATTAAAATATACAATAAATCTCTATCAGttcataaatttagaatttaaattttattttaaattttaagttaaaattttaatattatcaaatttttattatatttattgatacaatattttaaattaaaaaatacttaTTTACTTGGTCATGAAAAGATAAAAGATATTGtaacttgaacttaataaatgaACTTGAACAGACTAACGATTAAACTTAtacttttgaataaaaaaataaatgttttcaaagaaaTGAATGAACTATATATTTAAAAAGCATAGCTATTAAATTATAAatgcatataaacaatttaaattaaaaatatcaaaaataatttccaaCCCCATTTATGTTTCAACTTATACTTTATATTTCGAAAATATTTACCGGCTTAGGCCCGGTTCTGTTTTCTCCATGGAACCAGTTTTCATTTAAAAGCGGGGGATGGCAAATGGGCAATTGATATTGTGGGTCAAACCGTCCGAGTAACCCAACGGCAGCACTAATGCAAAGTAGTGAAACGACAATCCCCTGATTTATCCTTATCCCAAAAGCTTTCAAGATGGCCCAGAATTTCAGAATAGTTCACTAAATTTGAACCATCCCACCTTCGGCAAGATCGCACTCTAACATCGCACTACAAAAGTCGGCGTTTTTTTCGCTGTGATGTCCTAAGCAAAAAATAAACCCAATCTCCCTTAACTCTCTCTGCATTGGGATCCGAGTCTTAAACCCATCAATCCGATGTCTTCAACTAGCAACTCAAACAATTCACACAATCTTGCCGTTGAATCTAAACAAGACCGACCCAACACCGTTCGGATCCCCGACCGGGTCGACCTCCGAGGGAGTCCCAGGAGTCGTCAAGGGTCCCCCAGTCATTCACCCCGACTCTGCCCCAGCCGGTTCTTGAACGGTGAAAAGAGCGGGGCGTCATTTGTTGGAGCTGAATTGTTGGGAAAATTATGGGGTGATCGAAAGAAGCAACCGAAGAACGCGAAGAGAAAAGGAGGCAAAGTTTGGTACCAAAAGAGAAGGGTGAAAGGACTTGTAGTGGTGACTGCATTGGTGGGTTTTTTTTTCTTGGTCGATTGGATTATGCTCTTGCGGTTACAAGATCACCGGGTCGGATCCGATGACCGATCTTCCAGGAATGCTTCTTCTGTTTCGGCTCAGGTAGCTCAACTCTCATTTGCTTTGAgattttatttcacaattattaaCACTAATGATGAAGAAATAATGGGTTTTTAGTAGGTGGTTAGCTGCATTGTTTCCTTATTAATGCAAGGAATTCCAGGTCAATGAAGTGCATTGATCGTCTATTGCTAAGTTGCTAAATGAAAGAGAGCTTGTATGATTTGGGTTTGCCGATACTTTTTTGTCCATTAATATCCAATACAACTTTAATCACCACACCATTCACAAGTGTGACTTCTACAATTCATGGATGAATAGTGCATATTTGAATAGTGATTATTAGTTTATTGGAGAGTAATATGATTTCTGGAGACAATTGACATTACTCTCTGTGTGATATGAATTTATTTGCCAAAGCATTACGATTGTGGCTTTTGCAGGTGAAGGTGACAAAGCCTAGAAAAGGGAAAAAGCATTACAGTGGTATTTATGGAAGGTTGTTGGCTTTGGCTGCTCATGCTTTGGCTGAGGTATTTCAATATAAGCAATGATGTCTTTTTCGTTCACTTTCTTTGACAAACTTCCCGTTTCTGTACAGTTTCTCTTTTCttgtttttcatgttttattgAAAGAAGTGCTATGACACATAGGGGCAAAATAAACGTGAACCGAAAGATTTATGGCAGGAACCTGTGGTTCCTGCTTCTGCTTGGAGACCCTGTGCTGATCAACGTGACTGGGAACCTAATGGTCTCTTTCTTTGACTTCTATATGTTTACTTCACTCGGGTATGGATAATTTAGACTAGTTCTCAGTTCTTACATTACTTCTTTTTTAATTTGATAGAGGGGAAGAATGGATACATTATGGTCACTGCAAATGGTGGAATTAACCAGCAGCGTGTGGCAGTAAGTGATTCCAACAGCAGAAATTCTAGCATGTGTTCCAAGCTATTGAATTTGCTTTCATCTTTCCTCTCTGAGATTAGTAGATTTAATTTTTGATTGCTAAATGTTACAGGTCTGCAATGCTGTAGTACTTGCTCGCTTACTTAATGCAGCTCTTGTTGTTCCCAAATTTATGTACAGTAGTGTCTGGAAAGATGTAAGGTGAGGCTTTTATTTTtgttcctttcttcttctttttttgctaATAATTTTcatcttaatttttttatgtttcttCCCCTGGAAGATGGATGTTTCCTCAcattaaaacatttttttttcttttaaagtaTATTGTTGATATTTGAACACTGAATGAAAGGAATTAACTTTcagattaaatttgtttagtaTCTATCAGATGACTTCTATTCGGACTTGACAGAAAAATGACTGCACTGTATTTTAAATTTCGCAGTCAATTTGGTGATATCTATCAGGAGGAGCATTTTATTAAGTACCTGGCTCCAGATATTCGAATAGTGAAAGAACTTCCTGAGGAGCTAAAGTCTCTAGATTTGGAGGCAATTGGTAGTGTTGTGAGTTTCTGCCTCTAAATCATGTTCTGAATGGCTTTTGCCCGCAGCTTTGGTCTTAAGGTGTCTTTTATCAATAGTGATTGTTCAATTGATTTTCCAGGTGACAGACGTAGATGTTAGGAAGGAATCTAAACCAAGTTTTTATCTGAAAGACATTCTCCCTATCCTACTTCAGAAACGAGTTGTCCATTTCGTTGGCTTTGGGAACCGTTTGGCTTTTGACCCAATACCATTTCAGTTGCAGGTAAATTTCTAGCCTTAATTTCTGATGCCATAGCAAGCTCCTTTCGAATTTTAAGCTTTATTCATTGGATAATTGTTATAATCAGTTGTTGGTAATAAAATTTATGTCTATATCCTTTTCTTTTCTACTTTGCTTTTCCTAATTGGGAAACTTCATCTAGAGGCTTCGATGCAGATGTAATTTTCATGCACTTAAATTTGTTCCGAAGATACAAGAA is part of the Gossypium arboreum isolate Shixiya-1 chromosome 5, ASM2569848v2, whole genome shotgun sequence genome and harbors:
- the LOC108450160 gene encoding O-fucosyltransferase 2-like isoform X1; translation: MSSTSNSNNSHNLAVESKQDRPNTVRIPDRVDLRGSPRSRQGSPSHSPRLCPSRFLNGEKSGASFVGAELLGKLWGDRKKQPKNAKRKGGKVWYQKRRVKGLVVVTALVGFFFLVDWIMLLRLQDHRVGSDDRSSRNASSVSAQVKVTKPRKGKKHYSGIYGRLLALAAHALAEGQNKREPKDLWQEPVVPASAWRPCADQRDWEPNEGKNGYIMVTANGGINQQRVAVCNAVVLARLLNAALVVPKFMYSSVWKDVSQFGDIYQEEHFIKYLAPDIRIVKELPEELKSLDLEAIGSVVTDVDVRKESKPSFYLKDILPILLQKRVVHFVGFGNRLAFDPIPFQLQRLRCRCNFHALKFVPKIQETAALLLERLHKHSAQPGLLDHYLVGPHAVAAMIARSDRAKASKYLALHLRFEIDMVAHSLCEFGGGEQEGQELEAYRQIHFPALTELKKTEKLPSPAMLRSEGLCPLTPEEAVLMLAALGFNRKTQVYVAGAQIYGGTSRLAALRSLYPNLVTKENLLSSAELEPFKNFSSQLAALDFIACTAADAFAMTDSGSQLSSLVSGYRIYYGGGRMPTIRPNKRRLADIFVKNNTIEWKVFEQRVRKAVRQTKHVQSRPKARSVYRYPRCKECMCRTD